A window from Enterocloster bolteae encodes these proteins:
- a CDS encoding ABC transporter substrate-binding protein encodes MRKARQITGLLMAGIMASAVLAGCTNEPAPSSTSQAEAGKDSAAGSGAPAASGDQITLRFMWWGGDERNEATLAVIDQYQKLHPEVRIEAEMNSDQGYIDKVSTMLANGTAPDILQQNVDSLPDFVSRGDFFVDFYEYKDTFDTSGFDETFISQFGTFDGKLLALPTGMSCLATVANRNAAETCGVDLTKQITWDSMLEDGKKLHAENPDYYYLNTDTKILCEYVLRPYLRQMTGESFIIDSEKKMSFTREQLVEVLTYIKDCYDGGVFEPAEDSATFKGQIHTNPKWMDGKFVFAYGPSSSINLLMDAVPEAECTVVQMPMAEDRVNDGFFADTPQYMTVNKNSEHVEEAVDFLNYFYNNAEAQETLKDVRSIPPTSTARQLCADKGLLNQTVVDAVDLAAGLNGKSDKGYTTSAEVYAIQEDMIESIAYGQSTPEEAADNAIELINDYLSGLN; translated from the coding sequence ATGAGAAAAGCAAGACAAATAACAGGCCTTTTGATGGCTGGTATTATGGCTTCCGCCGTATTGGCCGGATGTACCAATGAACCGGCTCCTTCATCCACATCCCAGGCTGAAGCCGGGAAGGACAGTGCAGCAGGCAGCGGCGCACCGGCCGCCTCAGGCGACCAGATTACGCTCCGCTTTATGTGGTGGGGCGGAGATGAGAGAAATGAGGCAACTCTGGCTGTCATCGACCAGTATCAGAAGCTGCATCCTGAGGTACGGATTGAGGCGGAAATGAATTCTGACCAGGGATATATTGACAAGGTATCCACCATGCTGGCCAACGGCACGGCTCCGGACATCCTTCAGCAGAACGTGGACTCTCTGCCTGACTTTGTGTCCAGAGGAGACTTTTTTGTAGATTTCTACGAGTACAAGGATACGTTTGACACCTCCGGCTTTGACGAGACATTCATCAGCCAGTTCGGCACCTTTGACGGAAAGCTTCTGGCCCTGCCTACCGGTATGTCATGTCTGGCAACCGTGGCCAATAGAAATGCGGCTGAAACCTGCGGCGTGGACCTGACAAAGCAGATCACATGGGATTCCATGCTGGAGGACGGAAAGAAGCTTCACGCGGAGAATCCGGATTATTATTACCTGAATACTGACACCAAGATACTCTGCGAGTATGTGCTCAGGCCGTATCTGCGTCAGATGACAGGAGAATCCTTTATTATTGACAGTGAAAAGAAGATGAGCTTTACCAGGGAACAGCTGGTAGAAGTGCTTACATATATCAAGGACTGCTATGACGGAGGCGTCTTTGAACCGGCGGAGGACAGCGCCACCTTTAAGGGACAGATTCACACCAATCCAAAGTGGATGGATGGAAAATTTGTATTTGCCTACGGCCCTTCCTCCAGCATCAACCTGCTGATGGACGCTGTTCCGGAAGCAGAGTGTACCGTTGTACAGATGCCGATGGCAGAAGACAGGGTCAATGACGGTTTCTTTGCGGATACCCCACAGTATATGACAGTAAATAAGAACTCTGAACATGTGGAGGAAGCAGTGGATTTCCTGAACTATTTCTACAACAATGCAGAGGCCCAGGAGACGCTTAAGGACGTACGATCCATTCCTCCCACATCCACGGCAAGACAGCTGTGTGCGGATAAGGGACTCTTAAACCAGACCGTGGTGGATGCAGTGGATTTGGCAGCAGGGCTTAACGGCAAGAGTGATAAGGGATATACCACCAGCGCAGAGGTTTATGCAATTCAGGAAGACATGATAGAGAGTATTGCCTATGGACAGAGCACTCCTGAAGAGGCGGCCGACAATGCCATTGAACTGATTAATGACTATCTGAGCGGCCTGAACTAA
- a CDS encoding carbohydrate ABC transporter permease has translation MEKAKPRHGGWTKRNRIGFMYVCIWIFGFLVFQLYPFISSLLYSFTNYDIFHAPEFVGLDNYVRLFTKDREFWNSMAVTLKYTFITVPGKVVLALIIAVILNRNLKGINFIRTVYYIPSLLSGSVAVAILWKVLFMNDGFINSLLGLVHIGPVKWLGTPDMAVITICMLEIWQFGSSMVLFLSALKQVPQSLYEAARIDGASKPRMFFKITLPMITSIAFFNIIMQLITALQNFTSAFVVTNGGPNKATYVLGMKLYTDAFKYFKMGYACATSWILFMVILVMTIILFVTSKKWVYYDN, from the coding sequence ATGGAAAAGGCAAAGCCAAGGCACGGCGGCTGGACCAAACGCAACAGGATTGGATTCATGTATGTGTGTATCTGGATATTCGGTTTTCTGGTGTTCCAGCTGTACCCCTTTATCAGTTCGCTGCTGTATTCATTTACAAACTATGATATATTCCATGCGCCGGAATTTGTGGGCCTTGATAATTATGTGAGGCTGTTTACAAAGGACAGGGAATTTTGGAATTCAATGGCAGTTACACTGAAGTATACCTTCATCACAGTGCCGGGCAAGGTGGTGCTGGCCCTTATTATTGCTGTGATTCTGAACCGGAACCTGAAAGGAATCAACTTTATACGAACCGTATACTACATACCGTCCCTGCTCAGCGGCTCTGTTGCAGTGGCAATCCTGTGGAAGGTACTGTTTATGAATGATGGTTTCATCAACAGTCTTCTGGGTCTGGTCCACATCGGCCCGGTCAAATGGCTGGGAACCCCGGATATGGCAGTAATCACCATCTGTATGTTGGAAATATGGCAGTTCGGTTCCTCCATGGTGCTGTTTTTATCCGCCCTTAAGCAGGTGCCCCAGTCCCTGTATGAAGCGGCCAGGATTGACGGGGCATCAAAACCCAGGATGTTTTTCAAGATAACACTGCCCATGATTACATCCATTGCGTTTTTCAACATCATTATGCAGCTTATCACAGCCCTTCAAAACTTTACATCCGCATTTGTGGTAACGAACGGCGGTCCCAATAAGGCTACCTATGTGCTGGGTATGAAGCTGTATACGGATGCATTTAAATACTTTAAGATGGGATATGCCTGCGCTACCTCATGGATTCTGTTCATGGTTATCCTGGTCATGACCATTATCCTGTTTGTGACCTCGAAGAAATGGGTTTATTACGATAATTAG
- a CDS encoding carbohydrate ABC transporter permease yields MKEKKIKNGITYVILGIVGVVMLFPVIWMFFACFKTNNEIFGSLSLLPQGWSPEAFIKGWKTTGTYTYAQYFINTFALVVPTTLLTLVSCSIVAYGFARFDFPGNQFLFMVLIATLMLPNAIIIIPRYALFNKLGWLDSYMTFYAPAAVGCYPFFVFMMVQFLRGLPRDLDESACIDGCGPFQCFIQILLPLLKPALFSAGLFQFLWTWNDFFNTNIYINTVSKFPLSLALRVSIDVTSNIQWNQVMSMALVSVIPLILLFFAAQKYFVEGIATSGLKG; encoded by the coding sequence ATGAAAGAGAAAAAGATTAAAAACGGTATTACCTATGTTATTCTCGGAATCGTGGGTGTGGTGATGCTGTTTCCTGTCATATGGATGTTCTTTGCCTGCTTTAAAACCAATAACGAGATATTCGGCAGCCTGAGCCTTCTTCCCCAGGGATGGAGCCCTGAGGCATTCATCAAGGGATGGAAGACCACGGGAACCTACACATATGCCCAGTATTTCATAAACACCTTTGCGCTGGTGGTTCCCACCACGCTGCTTACCCTGGTGTCCTGCTCCATCGTGGCTTACGGTTTTGCCAGGTTTGATTTCCCCGGCAACCAGTTTCTTTTTATGGTGCTAATAGCCACGCTGATGCTTCCCAATGCCATCATCATCATCCCCAGATACGCGCTGTTCAACAAGCTGGGCTGGCTGGACTCCTATATGACCTTTTACGCGCCGGCTGCCGTGGGATGCTACCCCTTCTTTGTGTTCATGATGGTGCAGTTCTTAAGGGGACTTCCAAGGGATTTGGATGAATCAGCCTGCATTGACGGCTGCGGCCCGTTCCAGTGTTTTATACAGATTCTGCTGCCCTTACTTAAGCCGGCTCTGTTTTCCGCGGGCCTGTTCCAGTTTTTATGGACCTGGAATGACTTTTTCAACACCAACATTTACATTAACACGGTTTCAAAATTCCCGCTGTCGCTGGCCCTCAGGGTGAGTATTGACGTGACATCCAATATACAGTGGAACCAGGTTATGTCCATGGCGCTGGTGTCCGTGATTCCGCTGATTCTGCTGTTCTTTGCAGCCCAGAAATATTTTGTGGAGGGCATTGCAACTTCCGGCCTGAAGGGATGA
- a CDS encoding SGNH/GDSL hydrolase family protein codes for MEFGSTILHNVESLIRDEEAGDYLLCRVPEPTRLGLNMKAQKNILFASNSEIRFVMKGDSAVLGLRRMPAKGDIRSQGVLEVFQGDYQGSYEISPWSVTADRTEITIRRQDWSAIQRFAGNGYSFHPSVTRILLPYDWGCCLGNIKGDIRPPKKQEMPGKRLLVYGSSITHGGNASVPSGTYAFRLARKLGYDLINLGCAGSCQMDEAMASYIGSRDDWDMALFELGINVIETWDGDRLYGKALAFLAAVLEARPDKQVFVTDMYYNRYDFEGDKRAARFRGAIQRCAAVLSGQYGGRLHYINGLEAMDTPQGLSSDGLHPSDLGHGMIAERLAGYMAEKKEVN; via the coding sequence ATGGAATTTGGCAGCACCATACTCCACAATGTGGAAAGCCTGATTCGGGATGAAGAGGCAGGAGATTACCTGCTCTGCCGGGTGCCGGAACCCACCAGGCTGGGGCTTAATATGAAAGCGCAGAAAAATATACTTTTTGCCAGCAACAGTGAGATCCGGTTCGTGATGAAGGGAGACAGTGCCGTCTTGGGACTCAGGCGTATGCCGGCTAAAGGCGACATCCGTTCCCAGGGGGTTCTGGAGGTGTTTCAGGGGGATTACCAGGGAAGCTACGAAATAAGCCCCTGGTCCGTAACGGCAGACAGAACTGAAATTACAATCCGCAGGCAGGACTGGTCTGCCATCCAAAGGTTTGCCGGTAACGGTTATTCCTTTCATCCTTCAGTGACCAGAATTCTGCTTCCTTATGACTGGGGATGTTGTCTCGGGAACATAAAGGGGGATATCCGTCCTCCAAAGAAACAGGAGATGCCCGGAAAGCGCCTGCTGGTTTACGGTTCTTCCATTACCCACGGTGGGAACGCGTCGGTGCCCTCCGGTACATACGCGTTCAGACTGGCCCGGAAATTGGGATATGATTTGATTAATCTGGGGTGTGCGGGAAGCTGCCAAATGGATGAGGCCATGGCCTCATATATAGGGTCCAGGGACGACTGGGACATGGCGCTTTTTGAGCTGGGGATCAATGTGATCGAAACATGGGATGGGGACCGGCTCTATGGCAAAGCCCTTGCATTCCTGGCCGCTGTGCTGGAAGCCAGGCCGGATAAACAGGTATTTGTGACAGACATGTATTATAACCGCTATGATTTTGAAGGGGACAAAAGGGCGGCACGGTTTCGCGGCGCCATACAGCGCTGCGCGGCAGTTCTTTCCGGGCAGTATGGGGGCAGGCTTCATTATATAAACGGGCTTGAGGCCATGGATACTCCCCAGGGGCTGTCGTCGGACGGCCTACATCCATCGGACCTGGGGCATGGGATGATAGCAGAAAGGCTGGCCGGATATATGGCAGAAAAAAAGGAGGTTAATTGA
- a CDS encoding glycoside hydrolase 43 family protein: protein MRTYKNPILYADYSDPDVVRVGEDYYMVSSSFTYIPGVPLLHSRDLVHWELINHCVKKLPFEKYALPCHGSGTWAPSIRYHEGTFFVFIPLVDEGILVARSKDPYGEFEWNMLCESKGWIDPCPFWDDDGRAYMVFAYAKSRSGIKHRLSLVEIDPQCRSLLTEPRLIFDGEQIAPTSEGPKMYKRNGYYYILMPSGGVETGWQSCLRSRSVYGPYDYRVVMHQGNSRVNGPHQGGWVTSPDGRDWFVHFQDVVELGRIIHLQPMCFLDDWPFIGQDQNGDGIGEPVREWSVPAGERTTGERATGERATGEHTTGERTTGKHTAGDHTEGERAAREDPAGDVPEYAIRQSDDFEEKTLGLQWQWQANPDAGFYSLRENPGHLRLYCYRNPGRENLLWYAPNVLTQIPQKQKLSMTVKLSLSGREDGDFGGIGMVGHDYGYAGLYRMGKGIQIRCYRGTVTQPMFEGEAGEKLVFSQEADREQAWFRLVLEEDKTYGFSYSFDGRNFTRIEYSFPLKRATWTGAKLCLWSCSRENRESDGYCDYEYVEIK, encoded by the coding sequence ATGAGAACGTACAAAAACCCGATTCTGTATGCGGATTATTCCGACCCGGATGTGGTGCGGGTGGGGGAGGATTATTATATGGTATCCTCCTCTTTTACCTATATTCCGGGGGTTCCGCTTTTACATTCCAGAGATCTGGTTCACTGGGAGCTGATTAACCACTGCGTGAAGAAGCTCCCCTTTGAGAAATACGCCCTTCCATGCCACGGTTCCGGCACATGGGCCCCATCCATCCGCTATCATGAGGGAACGTTCTTTGTGTTTATCCCTCTGGTGGACGAGGGAATCCTGGTGGCCAGATCCAAGGATCCCTACGGGGAATTTGAATGGAATATGCTGTGTGAATCAAAGGGATGGATTGACCCCTGCCCTTTCTGGGATGATGACGGCAGGGCTTACATGGTTTTTGCCTATGCAAAGAGCCGCTCCGGTATAAAACACCGGCTGTCGCTGGTGGAAATAGATCCCCAGTGCCGCTCCCTGCTGACAGAGCCCAGGCTTATATTTGACGGTGAACAGATTGCGCCCACATCAGAAGGCCCCAAGATGTACAAAAGGAATGGGTATTACTACATTCTGATGCCCTCAGGAGGCGTGGAGACCGGATGGCAGTCCTGCCTCAGATCCAGGTCTGTCTATGGGCCCTACGACTATAGGGTGGTGATGCACCAGGGGAATTCCCGGGTAAACGGCCCCCACCAGGGAGGATGGGTAACTTCGCCCGATGGAAGGGACTGGTTCGTCCATTTCCAGGATGTGGTGGAGCTGGGGAGAATCATCCACCTGCAGCCCATGTGTTTTCTGGATGACTGGCCGTTCATTGGCCAGGACCAGAATGGGGACGGTATTGGAGAGCCGGTTAGGGAGTGGTCCGTTCCGGCAGGAGAACGTACTACGGGAGAACGTGCTACGGGAGAACGTGCTACGGGAGAACATACTACAGGAGAACGTACTACGGGAAAACATACTGCGGGAGATCATACAGAGGGAGAACGTGCGGCGCGAGAAGACCCCGCAGGAGATGTGCCGGAATATGCCATCCGCCAGTCTGATGATTTTGAGGAAAAGACACTGGGACTACAGTGGCAGTGGCAGGCCAATCCCGATGCGGGATTTTATTCCCTGAGGGAAAATCCGGGACACCTGCGGCTGTATTGCTACCGGAATCCGGGCAGGGAAAACCTGCTCTGGTATGCGCCCAATGTGCTGACCCAGATTCCGCAGAAACAGAAGCTGTCCATGACCGTGAAGCTGTCTCTTTCCGGAAGGGAGGACGGTGATTTTGGAGGAATCGGCATGGTGGGCCATGATTACGGATATGCAGGCCTGTACCGCATGGGAAAGGGAATCCAGATAAGATGTTACCGGGGAACGGTCACACAACCCATGTTTGAGGGGGAAGCCGGTGAGAAGCTGGTCTTTTCACAGGAAGCAGATAGAGAACAGGCCTGGTTCAGACTGGTGCTGGAGGAAGATAAGACATATGGTTTTTCCTATTCGTTTGACGGCAGGAACTTTACCCGGATAGAATATTCATTTCCCCTGAAACGTGCCACATGGACCGGTGCAAAACTCTGCCTGTGGTCCTGCTCACGGGAAAACCGGGAGTCTGATGGGTATTGCGATTATGAGTATGTGGAAATAAAATAA
- a CDS encoding type III pantothenate kinase — MILAIDMGNTNTVIGGIDETKTYFIERVTTDQGRTDTEYAVSFKNILEMHQIDIASIEGAILSSVVPPVNSTILNAVEKVTGIRPLLVGSGMKTGMNIIMDNPKTVGSDQIVDAVAASHEHPLPLVVIDMGTATTLCTVDKKGNYIGGVILPGLKVSLNSLSSKTAQLPYISLEVPSHVIGKNTIDCMRSGIIYGNVDMIDGILDRMEKELGEPPTIIATGGLAKFITPLCRHKIVVDDALLLKGLLILYRKNTEVH; from the coding sequence ATGATTTTAGCAATCGACATGGGCAATACCAACACCGTCATCGGCGGCATAGACGAGACAAAAACATATTTCATAGAGCGGGTCACAACGGACCAGGGACGCACGGATACAGAGTACGCGGTGAGCTTTAAGAACATCCTGGAGATGCATCAGATTGATATAGCAAGCATAGAAGGAGCCATTCTCTCTTCCGTGGTTCCCCCTGTTAATTCCACCATCCTGAACGCAGTGGAAAAGGTGACCGGTATCCGTCCCCTGCTGGTGGGGTCCGGCATGAAAACCGGCATGAATATCATTATGGACAACCCCAAGACGGTCGGAAGCGACCAGATTGTGGACGCGGTGGCAGCCAGCCATGAACATCCCCTTCCCCTGGTGGTCATAGATATGGGCACGGCCACTACTCTGTGTACCGTGGACAAAAAAGGAAATTATATCGGCGGCGTCATCCTTCCCGGCCTCAAGGTCTCCCTTAACTCACTCAGCAGCAAGACGGCCCAGCTGCCCTACATCAGCCTGGAGGTTCCCAGCCATGTCATTGGAAAAAATACCATTGACTGTATGCGCTCCGGCATCATTTACGGCAACGTGGACATGATCGACGGGATTCTGGACCGCATGGAAAAGGAGCTGGGAGAGCCTCCCACCATCATCGCCACGGGCGGGCTGGCCAAGTTCATCACTCCCCTGTGCCGCCATAAGATAGTGGTGGACGATGCGCTGCTCCTGAAAGGACTGCTGATTTTATATCGGAAAAATACGGAAGTTCATTAG
- the coaBC gene encoding bifunctional phosphopantothenoylcysteine decarboxylase/phosphopantothenate--cysteine ligase CoaBC, with translation MLKGKTVLLGVTGSIAAYKTASLASMLVKKGVKVHVLMTKNAAHFINPITFESLTGNKCLVDTFDRNFEFSVEHVALAKQADVVMIAPASANVIGKIAHGIADDMLTTTVMACRCKKILAPAMNTNMYENPILQDNLDICRRYGMEVITPAWGYLACGDTGAGKMPEPEVLYEYILREAGYPGDLAGRRILVTAGPTRESIDPVRYITNHSTGKMGYAIARVAAYRGADVTLVSGPVDLPRPLFVETVPVESAREMFEAVTARSGEQDIIVKAAAVADYRPATVGTEKIKKSDGDLSIALERTNDILGWLGQNRRDGQFLCGFSMETQNMLENSRAKLAKKHIDMIVANNLKVEGAGFGTDTNVVTLITRDSETELPIMTKEEVADCLLTEILKRTKEQDGIQG, from the coding sequence ATGTTAAAAGGAAAGACAGTCCTTCTTGGAGTGACAGGAAGCATTGCAGCTTATAAGACAGCCAGCCTGGCCAGCATGCTGGTTAAAAAGGGCGTGAAGGTCCATGTACTGATGACAAAGAACGCCGCTCACTTCATTAATCCCATAACTTTTGAGAGCCTGACAGGCAACAAATGCCTGGTGGATACATTTGACAGGAATTTTGAATTCAGCGTGGAGCATGTGGCCCTGGCAAAGCAGGCGGACGTGGTGATGATTGCTCCCGCGTCGGCAAATGTCATCGGAAAGATTGCCCACGGCATTGCAGATGACATGCTGACCACCACGGTCATGGCGTGCAGGTGTAAAAAAATACTGGCCCCGGCTATGAACACCAATATGTACGAGAATCCGATTTTACAGGACAATCTTGATATCTGCAGGCGTTATGGCATGGAAGTTATTACACCGGCCTGGGGATATCTGGCCTGCGGTGACACCGGAGCCGGAAAGATGCCGGAGCCGGAGGTACTCTACGAATATATATTGCGGGAGGCTGGTTATCCAGGAGACCTGGCAGGCAGGCGGATTCTTGTGACAGCCGGCCCCACCAGGGAGTCCATTGACCCGGTGCGCTACATCACAAACCACTCCACCGGCAAGATGGGGTATGCCATTGCCAGGGTGGCAGCCTACAGGGGAGCTGATGTTACCCTGGTAAGCGGCCCTGTGGACCTGCCACGTCCCCTGTTCGTGGAGACTGTTCCGGTGGAGAGCGCCAGGGAGATGTTCGAGGCGGTTACCGCAAGGAGCGGGGAGCAGGACATCATTGTCAAGGCAGCGGCGGTGGCGGATTACCGGCCTGCCACGGTGGGAACAGAAAAAATCAAGAAATCCGACGGTGATTTATCCATTGCCCTGGAGCGGACCAACGACATCCTGGGATGGCTGGGGCAGAACCGGAGGGACGGACAGTTCCTCTGCGGATTTTCCATGGAGACCCAGAATATGCTGGAGAATTCCAGGGCCAAGCTGGCAAAAAAGCATATTGACATGATTGTAGCCAACAACCTGAAGGTGGAAGGCGCTGGATTCGGTACGGATACCAATGTGGTGACGCTTATCACAAGGGACAGCGAGACAGAACTTCCCATCATGACCAAGGAAGAGGTAGCTGACTGCCTGCTGACTGAGATTTTAAAAAGGACAAAAGAACAGGACGGAATTCAGGGATAA
- a CDS encoding LacI family DNA-binding transcriptional regulator — MTGIRDVAKLAGVSPSTVSRVMNGTARVDDEKRQKVERAILETGFKPNEVARSLYKRSSKIIGILVPNIINPFFNELAGAVEEECDRRGYRLTLCNSNDDLEKEKRNLSLLERMNADGVILMTNMDEIHKEVGNCRIPVVMIDRQIEGGKEIACIQSNHYQGGRMSVEHLLECGCRHIVQMSGPLHLSSARKRHQGYLDVCRERGIEPAWIEGDYSFESGTEMAARLLEQYPDTDGIIAANDMVAISVYKELHRKGIRVPEDMQLIGFDNISLSSLFTPEITTIAQPIKRMGQEAVRMLTEYVAGAQISRNKVFDVKLIKRDTTL, encoded by the coding sequence ATGACGGGCATACGCGATGTGGCAAAACTGGCGGGAGTATCCCCCTCAACCGTATCCAGGGTAATGAACGGTACGGCCAGGGTGGATGATGAGAAGAGACAGAAGGTGGAACGGGCCATATTAGAAACCGGTTTCAAACCAAATGAGGTGGCCAGGTCCCTTTACAAGCGTTCGTCCAAAATCATCGGCATACTGGTGCCGAACATCATCAATCCGTTTTTTAATGAGCTGGCAGGAGCTGTGGAGGAGGAATGTGACCGCAGGGGATACCGCCTGACGCTCTGCAACTCCAATGATGATTTGGAAAAGGAGAAGCGGAACCTGAGTCTGTTGGAACGGATGAATGCAGACGGAGTTATCCTGATGACCAACATGGATGAGATACATAAGGAAGTGGGAAACTGCCGGATTCCGGTAGTGATGATTGACCGGCAGATTGAGGGGGGCAAGGAAATTGCCTGTATCCAGTCCAACCATTACCAGGGCGGGCGGATGTCCGTGGAGCATCTGCTGGAATGCGGGTGCAGGCACATCGTACAGATGAGCGGTCCCCTTCATCTTTCCAGCGCCAGAAAGCGCCACCAGGGGTACCTGGATGTGTGCAGGGAACGTGGAATCGAGCCTGCCTGGATAGAGGGAGATTACAGCTTTGAGTCGGGAACCGAGATGGCGGCGCGGCTGCTGGAGCAGTACCCGGATACGGACGGAATCATTGCGGCCAACGATATGGTGGCCATATCGGTTTACAAGGAGCTTCACAGGAAAGGTATAAGGGTGCCGGAGGATATGCAGTTAATCGGGTTTGACAACATTTCCCTCAGCAGCCTGTTTACGCCGGAGATTACCACCATTGCCCAGCCCATCAAAAGGATGGGGCAGGAGGCAGTTCGAATGCTGACCGAATATGTTGCCGGAGCGCAGATTAGCCGGAATAAGGTATTCGATGTCAAGCTGATAAAAAGGGACACAACTCTTTAG
- the rbsK gene encoding ribokinase translates to MKTAVVGSINMDMTVTAERIPLKGETLKGEDIRYIPGGKGANQAVAMAKLGADVEMFGCVGGDEAGRSLIKNMEDMGVGTTHIKVAPGVNTGLAVITVGDHDNTIVVVAGANDKVDREYVDSIRDALLACDIVLLQHEIPQDTIEYVIDICHENGVKVVLNPGPARPVKPEVLAKVDYLTPNEHEAAILFGDMPVEEMLRAHPGKLVITQGSRGVSTCLPTGEILTVPARKANVVDTTGAGDTLNGAFTVEIAGGSTMEEALRFANTAASLSTERFGAQGGMPMRSQVLEAMNQENM, encoded by the coding sequence ATGAAGACAGCAGTGGTAGGCAGCATCAACATGGACATGACAGTGACAGCAGAGAGGATTCCCTTAAAGGGGGAAACACTGAAGGGAGAGGACATCCGCTACATACCCGGAGGAAAGGGCGCCAACCAGGCCGTTGCCATGGCAAAGCTGGGAGCAGATGTGGAGATGTTCGGCTGTGTGGGCGGTGATGAGGCGGGAAGAAGCCTCATAAAGAACATGGAAGACATGGGAGTGGGAACCACCCACATCAAAGTGGCTCCCGGAGTGAACACAGGATTGGCGGTCATCACTGTGGGGGATCATGACAACACTATCGTGGTGGTGGCAGGAGCCAATGACAAGGTGGACCGGGAATATGTGGACAGCATAAGGGATGCTCTGCTGGCATGTGATATCGTATTGCTGCAGCATGAGATACCCCAGGATACCATCGAGTATGTAATTGATATCTGCCATGAAAATGGGGTCAAGGTAGTGCTGAATCCAGGACCGGCCAGACCGGTGAAGCCGGAAGTCCTGGCAAAGGTGGATTACCTTACGCCAAATGAACATGAGGCAGCCATCCTGTTCGGGGATATGCCCGTGGAGGAGATGCTGAGGGCACATCCCGGCAAGCTAGTGATTACCCAGGGTTCCAGAGGCGTATCCACATGCCTTCCAACGGGAGAAATACTTACCGTACCAGCCAGGAAAGCCAATGTGGTGGATACCACAGGAGCAGGGGATACACTAAACGGTGCATTTACCGTAGAGATTGCGGGGGGCAGCACCATGGAGGAAGCGCTCCGGTTTGCCAACACGGCAGCCAGCCTGTCCACTGAGCGGTTCGGAGCCCAGGGCGGAATGCCTATGCGCAGCCAGGTACTGGAAGCCATGAATCAGGAGAACATGTAA
- the rbsD gene encoding D-ribose pyranase — translation MKRHGILNSNISRVLSSMGHTDRIAIADCGLPVPEGTERIDLAVTFGNPRFMDVLKAVSSDMKIEAVVLAEEIKEQNPQILEEIQELFASFETGFKPEKVEFVPHTRFKEMTKECRAVIRTGETTPYANIILQSGCIF, via the coding sequence ATGAAGAGACACGGCATACTCAACAGCAATATTTCCAGGGTACTGTCATCCATGGGGCATACGGACAGAATTGCAATCGCTGACTGCGGACTGCCTGTACCGGAGGGGACAGAGCGCATTGATTTGGCTGTGACATTTGGAAATCCCCGGTTTATGGACGTCTTGAAAGCGGTTTCAAGTGATATGAAAATAGAAGCAGTGGTTCTGGCAGAGGAAATCAAAGAACAGAATCCACAAATCCTGGAAGAAATCCAGGAGCTTTTTGCCAGCTTTGAAACCGGTTTCAAACCGGAAAAGGTGGAATTTGTCCCGCATACACGCTTTAAGGAGATGACAAAGGAATGCAGGGCCGTTATCAGGACAGGAGAGACAACGCCCTATGCCAACATCATCCTGCAGTCCGGCTGTATCTTTTAA